A DNA window from Aphelocoma coerulescens isolate FSJ_1873_10779 chromosome 7, UR_Acoe_1.0, whole genome shotgun sequence contains the following coding sequences:
- the R3HDM1 gene encoding R3H domain-containing protein 1 isoform X3, whose product MRMSDILTVKDETDAMKGSEAEFKDTDPVENLKKSGSREQIQVEKDENCPDNKNNMPEKIQIQLSQSFEKEEKPAKDESEKEKSSDKLSRKMLSRDSSQEYTDSTGIDLHEFLVNTLKNNPRDRMMLLKLEQEILDFIGNNEVPRKKFPPMTSYHRMLLHRVAAYFGLEHNVDQSGKSVIVNKTSNTRIPDQKFCEHIKDEKSDDFQKRYILKRDNSSLDKDDNQMRIRLKDDRRSKSIEEREEEYQRARERIFAQDSLCSQENYFTDKRIQEEETNSTQQRRQILRINKEASGRSANSHQSSTETELRYCEPRPWSSTDSDSSLRNLKPAVTKASSFSGISVLTRGDSSGSSKSTGRLSKTGSESSSSVGSSTGSLSHSQQPLPVPALSQPSPGTPAVYPTVSSTNSLSFDGGMSGQVAPAASSSFFLLPLEAAGIPPGSVLVNPQTGQPFLNPDGTPVVYNPPLPQQPVRTQVPGAAPQPALPSPAQHQPGANPVLSQPLRALQPSSQPVQYSAVSYPPPLLPASSAQQYSVQDSLGSQFSHLSLARQPPAEGAEPAPALFQPSVVLPAPQQPGYILTAAPAAAPSAQPAPAPAYSGPGHPVAQPVLPQQGYVQQPVPQMPPCYCTPNQYPHSSQQYRPVSVHYSTQQNQALPQPGQQTGYQILPNQQQNYQGLVGVQQSQNQNLVSGQHNNIGNQIQGVIVPYPSVPSYQVSVPQGSQAVPQQTYQQPVIIPSQSSQGLPTTGMPVYYSVIPSGQQNNLSSSVGYLQPPGSEQIQFPRTSSPCNSQQLQGQQCAVYSNHSSQKPSPPTLLPPSSKSKPQQAASIVHYSIVSPPSSCKSSPTGLSIMQPKKAAAPPPAGGVVMMQLNVPGSAAPRNPSPPQRKPGKYYCDHPRGHKATELSTLDGAAQLQHSPQLGSPVTSPAQSPAPAQLSNMKNIRPTLTPLSIVSQFSRPFVPGQGDARYPLLGQPLQYNPSLLRGQVTSQQCQPGNRHGNRGKKTAKKAASADLGAGEPVVGKVLEITELPEGITRMEAEKLFGELLKVGAKIRWLRDSQCLQTQQRRLCGGGDGGGGTEPPRAGDLASTYTVLATFPTMAAAQSALKRQSSTSVSKFRLRTSKKHYDFHVLERASSQ is encoded by the exons gaaaaatccagtGATAAACTGTCCAGAAAAATGTTATCAAGAG ATTCCAGCCAGGAGTATACAGATTCCACTGGTATAGATCTTCATGAATTTTTagtaaatacattaaaaaacaaTCCCAG ggaCAGAATGATGCTGCTGAAATTAGAACAGGAAATTTTAGATTTCATTGGTAATAATGA AGTACCAAGAAAAAAGTTTCCCCCAATGACATCTTACCATAGAATGCTGTTGCACAGGGTAGCTGCTTACTTTGGATTAGAGCACAACGTGGACCAGAGTGGGAAGTCAGTCATAGTAAATAAAACTAGCAATACAAGAAT ACCTGACCAAAAGTTTTGTGAGCATATAAAGGATGAGAAGAGCGATGACTTCCAGAAGCGGTACATCCTTAAGAGAGATAACTCTAGTTTAGACAAAGATGACAACCAG ATGAGAATACGATTAAAAGATGACAGAAGAAGTAAATCCATAGAAGAACGTGAAGAAGAATATCAGAGAGCTAGAGAAAGGATATTTGCACAAGAT TCCCTGTGTTCCCAAGAGAATTATTTCACTGATAAAAG AATCCAGGAGGAAGAAACTAATAGTACACAACAAAGACGACAGATACTTAG AATCAATAAGGAGGCATCGGGGAGATCGGCCAACAGCCACCAGAGCAGCACTGAGACGGAGCTGAGGTACTGCgagccgcggccctggagcagCACCGACTCCGACAGCTCCCTGCGCAACCTGAAGCCCGCGGTCACCAAGGCCAGCAGCTTCAGCGGCATCTCGGTGCTGACCCGCGGggacagctctggcagcagcaagagcacGGGCAGGCTGTCCAAGACAG GTTCAGAGTCTTCTAGTAGTGTAGGGTCCTCCACGGGTTCTCTCTCTCACAGCcagcagcctcttccagtgccagCTCTAAGCCAGCCCTCTCCTGGCACGCCTGCCGTGTATCCAACTGTCAGCTCTACTAACTCTCTTTCCTTTGATGGTGGCATGAGCGGGCAAGTGGCACCTGCTGCTAGCAGTAGCTTCTTTCTGCTTCCCTTGGAAGCAGCGGGCATCCCGCCTGGCAGTGTGCTGGTCAACCCTCAAACAG GTCAGCCGTTCCTCAATCCCGATGGCACTCCGGTTGTGTACAATCCTCCCCTGCCTCAGCAGCCTGTTAGGACCCAAGTGCCTGGAGCTGCAcctcagccagccctgcccagcccagcccagcaccagccCGGAGCAAACCCCGTCCTCTCACAG CCTCTGCGGGCTCTGCAGCCTTCCTCCCAGCCTGTCCAGTACTCTGCAGTGTCGTACCCACCCCCGCTCCTGCCAGCCTCCTCTGCACAGCAATACTCTGTG CAAGACAGCCTGGGATCGCAGTTCAGCCACCTGAGCCTCGCGCGGCAGCCCCCGGCCGAAGGCGCCGAGCCTGCCCCGGCGCTGTTCCAGCCCAGCGTGGTGCTGCCGGCGCCGCAGCAGCCCGGCTACATCCTCACggccgcgcccgccgcagcGCCCTCGGCACAGCCCGCGCCGGCCCCGGCCTACTCGGGCCCCGGCCACCCCGTGGCGCAGCCCGTGCTCCCGCAGCAGGGATACGTGCAGCAGCCCGTGCCACAG ATGCCACCTTGTTACTGTACCCCCAACCAGTACCCGCACTCCAGCCAACAGTACCGCCCTGTTTCTGTCCATTACAGCACGCAGCAGAACCAGgccctgccacagcctggccagcaGACAG GTTACCAGATTTTGCCCAACCAGCAGCAAAACTACCAGGGTTTAGTTGGAGTTCAGCAGTCTCAGAATCAAAATCTAGTCAGTGGCCAACACAACAACATTGGGAATCAAATTCAAGGTGTGATTGTTCCATATCCCTCAGTGCCATCTTATCAG GTTTCGGTGCCTCAAGGTTCCCAAGCAGTGCCCCAGCAGACATATCAGCAGCCTGTCATAATTCCCAGTCAGTCCAGTCAAGGACTGCCCACCACAGGAATGCCAGTCTACTACAGTGTCATTCCATCAGGTCAACAGAATAATCTAAG TTCATCTGTAGGATATCTGCAGCCTCCTGGATCAGAGCAGATACAGTTTCCTAGAACATCATCGCCATGCAACTCTCAGCAGCTTCAAGGACAGCAGTGTGCAG TTTATAGCAACCATTCAAGTCAGAAGCCATCACCTCCTACATTATTGCCACCTTCATCCAAGTCAAAGCCACAGCAGGCTGCTTCCATTGTGCACTACAGCATAGTGTCTCCACCCTCATCATGTAAAAGTTCACCCACTGGTCTTTCCATCATGCAGCCAAAAAAAG CCgcagcgccgccgcccgccggggGGGTGGTAATGATGCAGCTCAACGTGCCCGGCAGTGCCGCGCCGCGGAACCCGTCACCTCCGCAGAGGAAACCCGGCAAGTACTACTGTGATCACCCCCGCGGGCACAAGGCCACGGAACTCAGCACTTTAGACGGTGCGGCACAG TTGCAGCATAGTCCTCAACTGGGCAGCCCTGTCACCTCACCGGCCCAATCACCAGCACCAGCCCAGCTGTCAAACATGAAGAACATCCGTCCCACACTGACACCTCTTTCTATTGTGTCCCAGTTTTCTAGACCTTTTGTCCCTGGACAAG GAGATGCCAGATACCCATTGCTTGGCCAACCCCTGCAATACAATCCATCTTTATTACGTGGACAAGTAACAAGCCAACAG TGTCAGCCTGGAAACAGACATgggaacaggggaaaaaaaacagcaaagaagGCTGCTTCAGCAGATCTCGGTGCAGGAGAACCAG ttgTGGGAAAAGTTCTAGAAATTACTGAACTGCCAGAAGGCATAACTCGTATGGAAGCAGAGAAACTCTTTGGGGAACTGTTGAAAGTGGGTGCCAAGATCCGGTGGCTGAGGGATTCCCAGTGCCTGCAGACGCAGCAGCGGCGGCTCTGCGGCGGTGGGGACGGCGGTGGGGGCACAGAGCCACCCCGGGCCGGGGACTTGGCGTCCACCTACACGGTTCTGGCCACCTTCCCCACCATGGCGGCCGCGCAGAGCGCGctcaagagacagagcagtacCTCAGTGAGCAAGTTCCGCCTGAGAACCAGCAAGAAGCACTACGACTTCCACGTCCTGGAGAGGGCCAGCTCGCAGTAG
- the R3HDM1 gene encoding R3H domain-containing protein 1 isoform X5, protein MRMSDILTVKDETDAMKGSEAEFKDTDPVENLKKSGSREQIQVEKDENCPDNKNNMPSNTKLKLVRSLAVCEEYPPPPTAEISQDLQEKIQIQLSQSFEKEEKPAKDESEKEKSSDKLSRKMLSRDSSQEYTDSTGIDLHEFLVNTLKNNPRDRMMLLKLEQEILDFIGNNEVPRKKFPPMTSYHRMLLHRVAAYFGLEHNVDQSGKSVIVNKTSNTRIPDQKFCEHIKDEKSDDFQKRYILKRDNSSLDKDDNQMRIRLKDDRRSKSIEEREEEYQRARERIFAQDSLCSQENYFTDKRIQEEETNSTQQRRQILRINKEASGRSANSHQSSTETELRYCEPRPWSSTDSDSSLRNLKPAVTKASSFSGISVLTRGDSSGSSKSTGRLSKTGSESSSSVGSSTGSLSHSQQPLPVPALSQPSPGTPAVYPTVSSTNSLSFDGGMSGQVAPAASSSFFLLPLEAAGIPPGSVLVNPQTGQPFLNPDGTPVVYNPPLPQQPVRTQVPGAAPQPALPSPAQHQPGANPVLSQPLRALQPSSQPVQYSAVSYPPPLLPASSAQQYSVQDSLGSQFSHLSLARQPPAEGAEPAPALFQPSVVLPAPQQPGYILTAAPAAAPSAQPAPAPAYSGPGHPVAQPVLPQQGYVQQPVPQMPPCYCTPNQYPHSSQQYRPVSVHYSTQQNQALPQPGQQTGYQILPNQQQNYQGLVGVQQSQNQNLVSGQHNNIGNQIQGVIVPYPSVPSYQVSVPQGSQAVPQQTYQQPVIIPSQSSQGLPTTGMPVYYSVIPSGQQNNLSSSVGYLQPPGSEQIQFPRTSSPCNSQQLQGQQCAAAAPPPAGGVVMMQLNVPGSAAPRNPSPPQRKPGKYYCDHPRGHKATELSTLDGAAQLQHSPQLGSPVTSPAQSPAPAQLSNMKNIRPTLTPLSIVSQFSRPFVPGQGDARYPLLGQPLQYNPSLLRGQVTSQQCQPGNRHGNRGKKTAKKAASADLGAGEPVVGKVLEITELPEGITRMEAEKLFGELLKVGAKIRWLRDSQCLQTQQRRLCGGGDGGGGTEPPRAGDLASTYTVLATFPTMAAAQSALKRQSSTSVSKFRLRTSKKHYDFHVLERASSQ, encoded by the exons gaaaaatccagtGATAAACTGTCCAGAAAAATGTTATCAAGAG ATTCCAGCCAGGAGTATACAGATTCCACTGGTATAGATCTTCATGAATTTTTagtaaatacattaaaaaacaaTCCCAG ggaCAGAATGATGCTGCTGAAATTAGAACAGGAAATTTTAGATTTCATTGGTAATAATGA AGTACCAAGAAAAAAGTTTCCCCCAATGACATCTTACCATAGAATGCTGTTGCACAGGGTAGCTGCTTACTTTGGATTAGAGCACAACGTGGACCAGAGTGGGAAGTCAGTCATAGTAAATAAAACTAGCAATACAAGAAT ACCTGACCAAAAGTTTTGTGAGCATATAAAGGATGAGAAGAGCGATGACTTCCAGAAGCGGTACATCCTTAAGAGAGATAACTCTAGTTTAGACAAAGATGACAACCAG ATGAGAATACGATTAAAAGATGACAGAAGAAGTAAATCCATAGAAGAACGTGAAGAAGAATATCAGAGAGCTAGAGAAAGGATATTTGCACAAGAT TCCCTGTGTTCCCAAGAGAATTATTTCACTGATAAAAG AATCCAGGAGGAAGAAACTAATAGTACACAACAAAGACGACAGATACTTAG AATCAATAAGGAGGCATCGGGGAGATCGGCCAACAGCCACCAGAGCAGCACTGAGACGGAGCTGAGGTACTGCgagccgcggccctggagcagCACCGACTCCGACAGCTCCCTGCGCAACCTGAAGCCCGCGGTCACCAAGGCCAGCAGCTTCAGCGGCATCTCGGTGCTGACCCGCGGggacagctctggcagcagcaagagcacGGGCAGGCTGTCCAAGACAG GTTCAGAGTCTTCTAGTAGTGTAGGGTCCTCCACGGGTTCTCTCTCTCACAGCcagcagcctcttccagtgccagCTCTAAGCCAGCCCTCTCCTGGCACGCCTGCCGTGTATCCAACTGTCAGCTCTACTAACTCTCTTTCCTTTGATGGTGGCATGAGCGGGCAAGTGGCACCTGCTGCTAGCAGTAGCTTCTTTCTGCTTCCCTTGGAAGCAGCGGGCATCCCGCCTGGCAGTGTGCTGGTCAACCCTCAAACAG GTCAGCCGTTCCTCAATCCCGATGGCACTCCGGTTGTGTACAATCCTCCCCTGCCTCAGCAGCCTGTTAGGACCCAAGTGCCTGGAGCTGCAcctcagccagccctgcccagcccagcccagcaccagccCGGAGCAAACCCCGTCCTCTCACAG CCTCTGCGGGCTCTGCAGCCTTCCTCCCAGCCTGTCCAGTACTCTGCAGTGTCGTACCCACCCCCGCTCCTGCCAGCCTCCTCTGCACAGCAATACTCTGTG CAAGACAGCCTGGGATCGCAGTTCAGCCACCTGAGCCTCGCGCGGCAGCCCCCGGCCGAAGGCGCCGAGCCTGCCCCGGCGCTGTTCCAGCCCAGCGTGGTGCTGCCGGCGCCGCAGCAGCCCGGCTACATCCTCACggccgcgcccgccgcagcGCCCTCGGCACAGCCCGCGCCGGCCCCGGCCTACTCGGGCCCCGGCCACCCCGTGGCGCAGCCCGTGCTCCCGCAGCAGGGATACGTGCAGCAGCCCGTGCCACAG ATGCCACCTTGTTACTGTACCCCCAACCAGTACCCGCACTCCAGCCAACAGTACCGCCCTGTTTCTGTCCATTACAGCACGCAGCAGAACCAGgccctgccacagcctggccagcaGACAG GTTACCAGATTTTGCCCAACCAGCAGCAAAACTACCAGGGTTTAGTTGGAGTTCAGCAGTCTCAGAATCAAAATCTAGTCAGTGGCCAACACAACAACATTGGGAATCAAATTCAAGGTGTGATTGTTCCATATCCCTCAGTGCCATCTTATCAG GTTTCGGTGCCTCAAGGTTCCCAAGCAGTGCCCCAGCAGACATATCAGCAGCCTGTCATAATTCCCAGTCAGTCCAGTCAAGGACTGCCCACCACAGGAATGCCAGTCTACTACAGTGTCATTCCATCAGGTCAACAGAATAATCTAAG TTCATCTGTAGGATATCTGCAGCCTCCTGGATCAGAGCAGATACAGTTTCCTAGAACATCATCGCCATGCAACTCTCAGCAGCTTCAAGGACAGCAGTGTGCAG CCgcagcgccgccgcccgccggggGGGTGGTAATGATGCAGCTCAACGTGCCCGGCAGTGCCGCGCCGCGGAACCCGTCACCTCCGCAGAGGAAACCCGGCAAGTACTACTGTGATCACCCCCGCGGGCACAAGGCCACGGAACTCAGCACTTTAGACGGTGCGGCACAG TTGCAGCATAGTCCTCAACTGGGCAGCCCTGTCACCTCACCGGCCCAATCACCAGCACCAGCCCAGCTGTCAAACATGAAGAACATCCGTCCCACACTGACACCTCTTTCTATTGTGTCCCAGTTTTCTAGACCTTTTGTCCCTGGACAAG GAGATGCCAGATACCCATTGCTTGGCCAACCCCTGCAATACAATCCATCTTTATTACGTGGACAAGTAACAAGCCAACAG TGTCAGCCTGGAAACAGACATgggaacaggggaaaaaaaacagcaaagaagGCTGCTTCAGCAGATCTCGGTGCAGGAGAACCAG ttgTGGGAAAAGTTCTAGAAATTACTGAACTGCCAGAAGGCATAACTCGTATGGAAGCAGAGAAACTCTTTGGGGAACTGTTGAAAGTGGGTGCCAAGATCCGGTGGCTGAGGGATTCCCAGTGCCTGCAGACGCAGCAGCGGCGGCTCTGCGGCGGTGGGGACGGCGGTGGGGGCACAGAGCCACCCCGGGCCGGGGACTTGGCGTCCACCTACACGGTTCTGGCCACCTTCCCCACCATGGCGGCCGCGCAGAGCGCGctcaagagacagagcagtacCTCAGTGAGCAAGTTCCGCCTGAGAACCAGCAAGAAGCACTACGACTTCCACGTCCTGGAGAGGGCCAGCTCGCAGTAG
- the R3HDM1 gene encoding R3H domain-containing protein 1 isoform X4, with protein MRMSDILTVKDETDAMKGSEAEFKDTDPVENLKKSGSREQIQVEKDENCPDNKNNMPSNTKLKLVRSLAVCEEYPPPPTAEISQDLQEKIQIQLSQSFEKEEKPAKDESEKEKSSDKLSRKMLSRDSSQEYTDSTGIDLHEFLVNTLKNNPRDRMMLLKLEQEILDFIGNNEVPRKKFPPMTSYHRMLLHRVAAYFGLEHNVDQSGKSVIVNKTSNTRIPDQKFCEHIKDEKSDDFQKRYILKRDNSSLDKDDNQMRIRLKDDRRSKSIEEREEEYQRARERIFAQDSLCSQENYFTDKRIQEEETNSTQQRRQILRINKEASGRSANSHQSSTETELRYCEPRPWSSTDSDSSLRNLKPAVTKASSFSGISVLTRGDSSGSSKSTGRLSKTGSESSSSVGSSTGSLSHSQQPLPVPALSQPSPGTPAVYPTVSSTNSLSFDGGMSGQVAPAASSSFFLLPLEAAGIPPGSVLVNPQTGQPFLNPDGTPVVYNPPLPQQPVRTQVPGAAPQPALPSPAQHQPGANPVLSQQDSLGSQFSHLSLARQPPAEGAEPAPALFQPSVVLPAPQQPGYILTAAPAAAPSAQPAPAPAYSGPGHPVAQPVLPQQGYVQQPVPQMPPCYCTPNQYPHSSQQYRPVSVHYSTQQNQALPQPGQQTGYQILPNQQQNYQGLVGVQQSQNQNLVSGQHNNIGNQIQGVIVPYPSVPSYQVSVPQGSQAVPQQTYQQPVIIPSQSSQGLPTTGMPVYYSVIPSGQQNNLSSSVGYLQPPGSEQIQFPRTSSPCNSQQLQGQQCAVYSNHSSQKPSPPTLLPPSSKSKPQQAASIVHYSIVSPPSSCKSSPTGLSIMQPKKAAAPPPAGGVVMMQLNVPGSAAPRNPSPPQRKPGKYYCDHPRGHKATELSTLDGAAQLQHSPQLGSPVTSPAQSPAPAQLSNMKNIRPTLTPLSIVSQFSRPFVPGQGDARYPLLGQPLQYNPSLLRGQVTSQQCQPGNRHGNRGKKTAKKAASADLGAGEPVVGKVLEITELPEGITRMEAEKLFGELLKVGAKIRWLRDSQCLQTQQRRLCGGGDGGGGTEPPRAGDLASTYTVLATFPTMAAAQSALKRQSSTSVSKFRLRTSKKHYDFHVLERASSQ; from the exons gaaaaatccagtGATAAACTGTCCAGAAAAATGTTATCAAGAG ATTCCAGCCAGGAGTATACAGATTCCACTGGTATAGATCTTCATGAATTTTTagtaaatacattaaaaaacaaTCCCAG ggaCAGAATGATGCTGCTGAAATTAGAACAGGAAATTTTAGATTTCATTGGTAATAATGA AGTACCAAGAAAAAAGTTTCCCCCAATGACATCTTACCATAGAATGCTGTTGCACAGGGTAGCTGCTTACTTTGGATTAGAGCACAACGTGGACCAGAGTGGGAAGTCAGTCATAGTAAATAAAACTAGCAATACAAGAAT ACCTGACCAAAAGTTTTGTGAGCATATAAAGGATGAGAAGAGCGATGACTTCCAGAAGCGGTACATCCTTAAGAGAGATAACTCTAGTTTAGACAAAGATGACAACCAG ATGAGAATACGATTAAAAGATGACAGAAGAAGTAAATCCATAGAAGAACGTGAAGAAGAATATCAGAGAGCTAGAGAAAGGATATTTGCACAAGAT TCCCTGTGTTCCCAAGAGAATTATTTCACTGATAAAAG AATCCAGGAGGAAGAAACTAATAGTACACAACAAAGACGACAGATACTTAG AATCAATAAGGAGGCATCGGGGAGATCGGCCAACAGCCACCAGAGCAGCACTGAGACGGAGCTGAGGTACTGCgagccgcggccctggagcagCACCGACTCCGACAGCTCCCTGCGCAACCTGAAGCCCGCGGTCACCAAGGCCAGCAGCTTCAGCGGCATCTCGGTGCTGACCCGCGGggacagctctggcagcagcaagagcacGGGCAGGCTGTCCAAGACAG GTTCAGAGTCTTCTAGTAGTGTAGGGTCCTCCACGGGTTCTCTCTCTCACAGCcagcagcctcttccagtgccagCTCTAAGCCAGCCCTCTCCTGGCACGCCTGCCGTGTATCCAACTGTCAGCTCTACTAACTCTCTTTCCTTTGATGGTGGCATGAGCGGGCAAGTGGCACCTGCTGCTAGCAGTAGCTTCTTTCTGCTTCCCTTGGAAGCAGCGGGCATCCCGCCTGGCAGTGTGCTGGTCAACCCTCAAACAG GTCAGCCGTTCCTCAATCCCGATGGCACTCCGGTTGTGTACAATCCTCCCCTGCCTCAGCAGCCTGTTAGGACCCAAGTGCCTGGAGCTGCAcctcagccagccctgcccagcccagcccagcaccagccCGGAGCAAACCCCGTCCTCTCACAG CAAGACAGCCTGGGATCGCAGTTCAGCCACCTGAGCCTCGCGCGGCAGCCCCCGGCCGAAGGCGCCGAGCCTGCCCCGGCGCTGTTCCAGCCCAGCGTGGTGCTGCCGGCGCCGCAGCAGCCCGGCTACATCCTCACggccgcgcccgccgcagcGCCCTCGGCACAGCCCGCGCCGGCCCCGGCCTACTCGGGCCCCGGCCACCCCGTGGCGCAGCCCGTGCTCCCGCAGCAGGGATACGTGCAGCAGCCCGTGCCACAG ATGCCACCTTGTTACTGTACCCCCAACCAGTACCCGCACTCCAGCCAACAGTACCGCCCTGTTTCTGTCCATTACAGCACGCAGCAGAACCAGgccctgccacagcctggccagcaGACAG GTTACCAGATTTTGCCCAACCAGCAGCAAAACTACCAGGGTTTAGTTGGAGTTCAGCAGTCTCAGAATCAAAATCTAGTCAGTGGCCAACACAACAACATTGGGAATCAAATTCAAGGTGTGATTGTTCCATATCCCTCAGTGCCATCTTATCAG GTTTCGGTGCCTCAAGGTTCCCAAGCAGTGCCCCAGCAGACATATCAGCAGCCTGTCATAATTCCCAGTCAGTCCAGTCAAGGACTGCCCACCACAGGAATGCCAGTCTACTACAGTGTCATTCCATCAGGTCAACAGAATAATCTAAG TTCATCTGTAGGATATCTGCAGCCTCCTGGATCAGAGCAGATACAGTTTCCTAGAACATCATCGCCATGCAACTCTCAGCAGCTTCAAGGACAGCAGTGTGCAG TTTATAGCAACCATTCAAGTCAGAAGCCATCACCTCCTACATTATTGCCACCTTCATCCAAGTCAAAGCCACAGCAGGCTGCTTCCATTGTGCACTACAGCATAGTGTCTCCACCCTCATCATGTAAAAGTTCACCCACTGGTCTTTCCATCATGCAGCCAAAAAAAG CCgcagcgccgccgcccgccggggGGGTGGTAATGATGCAGCTCAACGTGCCCGGCAGTGCCGCGCCGCGGAACCCGTCACCTCCGCAGAGGAAACCCGGCAAGTACTACTGTGATCACCCCCGCGGGCACAAGGCCACGGAACTCAGCACTTTAGACGGTGCGGCACAG TTGCAGCATAGTCCTCAACTGGGCAGCCCTGTCACCTCACCGGCCCAATCACCAGCACCAGCCCAGCTGTCAAACATGAAGAACATCCGTCCCACACTGACACCTCTTTCTATTGTGTCCCAGTTTTCTAGACCTTTTGTCCCTGGACAAG GAGATGCCAGATACCCATTGCTTGGCCAACCCCTGCAATACAATCCATCTTTATTACGTGGACAAGTAACAAGCCAACAG TGTCAGCCTGGAAACAGACATgggaacaggggaaaaaaaacagcaaagaagGCTGCTTCAGCAGATCTCGGTGCAGGAGAACCAG ttgTGGGAAAAGTTCTAGAAATTACTGAACTGCCAGAAGGCATAACTCGTATGGAAGCAGAGAAACTCTTTGGGGAACTGTTGAAAGTGGGTGCCAAGATCCGGTGGCTGAGGGATTCCCAGTGCCTGCAGACGCAGCAGCGGCGGCTCTGCGGCGGTGGGGACGGCGGTGGGGGCACAGAGCCACCCCGGGCCGGGGACTTGGCGTCCACCTACACGGTTCTGGCCACCTTCCCCACCATGGCGGCCGCGCAGAGCGCGctcaagagacagagcagtacCTCAGTGAGCAAGTTCCGCCTGAGAACCAGCAAGAAGCACTACGACTTCCACGTCCTGGAGAGGGCCAGCTCGCAGTAG